DNA from Chloracidobacterium sp.:
GGGCCGTTGATGCATGCCATTGCGGCTAAGGCAGTTTGCCTCCAAGAGGCGCTGGAGCCTAGCTTTGTCGAGTACCAGCGACAGGTGCGGAGAAACGCCGTCGCGCTTGGTGAAACGCTGGCTGCGGCCGGTTTCCGGCTTGTCACCGGCGGGACGGACAATCACCTTCTCCTTGTGGATGTCTTCTCGAAAGGCATCACCGGCAAGGCGGCGGAACAGGCGCTGGAGCGAGCCGGCATCACGGTCAACAAAAACACTATTCCCTTTGATACGAATCCGCCGCTGGTTGGAAGCGGGATTCGGCTGGGGACGCCGGCGCTGACTACGCGCGGCATGCGTGAACAGGACATGCGCTACGTCGGCGAACTGATCGTTGAAGTCTTGTCCGATATTGACAATACGAGTAAACAGGAAGCCGTCCGGCGAAAGGTGCGGGAACTAACCCGCGATTTTCCACTCTACGCCTCACACGGCTAGCGGTTTTTTCAGACAATGACGGCGGCGTGTTTTTCATCCGTCGGGGACTAGTCGGCCGCCGCGCGGCTTGACCGAGCGGCGGCTGATGCAGCCGCGACGTACGCCGCAAATGTTTCGCAGTGGCATGACCCTTGCAGAAAAGCTGTCTAGTTTGTCGACCGGCCCTGGCTGCTACCTGCACAAGGACGCGCATGGCACGGTCATTTATGTCGGCAAGGCGAAGAACCTTCGTGCGCGCGTCCGCAGCTACTTTCATCCCGGCCGCCGGCAGGACCCCAAAACACGGGAACTCGTTGCCCGTATCCACGACATTGAGTGCATCGTCACGGATACCGAAGTCGAGGCGTTAGTTCTCGAAAGCAACCTCATCAAGCAGTACAAACCGCGCTACAACGTCCTCCTCAAGGACGACAAGCAGTATCCGCACCTGAAGCTGACGCTCAACGAACCGTTTCCGCGCGTCATTAAGACGCGGCGCGTTCTCAACGACGGCGCGCTTTATCACGGCCCGTACCTGCCGGCCTCGCTGGCGCACCAAACGCTCAAGCTGGTCAATCAGATGTTCCAACTGCGGACGTGCGACATCGAGATTGACGGCAAACGGGAGCGGCCGTGCTTGGAGTACCACATCAAGCGCTGCTTAGGGCCATGCGTCCGTGAGCTGTGCAGTGAGGCGGAATACGCCGAAGCCGTTCGTGACGTACGGCTTTTCTTCGAGGGTAAGAACAAGGAACTTCTGGCCGAGCTTGAGGCGCGTATGCTGCGCGCCTCGGACGAACTGCGTTTTGAGCAGGCCGCCCGCTACCGCGACCAACTGCGACTCGTTGAGCGGTTGAGCGAAACCCAGAAGATGATGCTCAAGGATGCCGCCGACGTGGATATTTTCGGTTACCACCGGGAGGGCGCACGGCTGGCGCTGCAACTTTTCACGATGCGCGAGGGACGCATCATCGGACGGCGTGAGTTTTTTTGGGAAGACCTCCCGGACGATGAAACCTTTGACGCGCCAAGCTTTCTCGGAGAGGCGCTGACGCAGTACTACGCCCTGGGCAACTACGTGCCACACGAGGTGCATGCGCCGCATGACTTCGCCGACCGCGACGTACTGGAGGCGTTTTTATCAGAGCGGCGCGGTAGCAGGGTGCGTATCCTGACGCCGCAGCGTGGGCAAAAGCGTGAACTCATTGAGCTGGTTGAACGCAACGCGCGTGTCGCCTTTGATCAACGGTTTCGGACGCTCAAGCCAGACATGGCGCATATCTTGGAGGAGCTGGCCGACGTGCTGGAGTTGCCGCGTTTCCCGGCGCGTATTGAGTGCTTTGATATTTCGCATCTTCAAGGGGCGGAAGCCGTGGCGTCGCTGGTGGTGTTTGAAAACGGACGACCGGCAAAGGAAGCGTACCGGAAGTTTCGCATCAAGACGGCGACCGGCGGCGATGATTTTGCCTCCATGCGCGAAGTCATTGGACGACGCTACGCGCGGCTGCTGCGGGAAGCAAAACCATTGCCGGACCTGGTGCTTGTGGACGGTGGCAAGGGTCAACTTAGCGCCGCCGCAGAGGCCCTCCGTGCGCTTGACTTGGAGGCGTTACCCCTTGCCGCCATCGCCAAGCGTGAGGAAGTGATTTTCGTCAAAGGGCGGGAAAACGACCCAATTCGCTTGGAGCGGCGCTCGCCGGTCTTGCATCTGGTGCAGATGCTGCGGGACGAAGCGCACCGCTTCGCCGTGGCGTTTCACCGACAACGCCGCGCACAGCGGGACTTTGATTCCGAACTGCTGGCAATTCCGGGGATCGGGCCGAAGCTCAAGAACCGCCTTTTGCGCAACCTAGGCAGCCTCGACAACATCCGGCGGGCGAGCGTCGCCGAACTCACACCGTTTGTCGGTGAAACTCGCGCCCGCGCCATCCGACAACATTTCCACCCGGAGGAAGCGTGTGAGCGCCCTGACGGTCACACGCAAACCCAGCCCCACTGAAATTCAGAACGGGGAAGCGACGTTTTTGCTTCCCCGCTGAATCCCGACTAACAATCGGCGAATCTTAGTTGCCCAGCGGCGAGGACTGAGAGTCAGCCAACTGGTTCGAAGCGTCCGACGCACGGATCACGCCTGTTTCGTTGATGAAGAACGAACGGTTGCCCGTACGCGCAATACCCGTTGACTGGGACGGTTGGTTGCGCACCGAGTACAACGCAGCGGAGGTGGAGGACTTCGGCGTTGCACTGTACCCCGTTAGTGAAAACCCACTCTTCGGGGTCTGGGTGGCGTTTACGACGGTGTCATCAAGCATACCGACTTCGTTCGTACCCGAGCCACCCAACAGGGCAAGGGATGAGGCGAAGTTGCCGCGACCAATCCCAGATTCATACGTCGCATTGGCTGAGTGAATGTTGCGGAGGGTCTGCTGGGCAGAAGCGTCATTTGCGCTGCGACGGGCGGCAAGCAGGTTCGGAACCGCAATCGCCGCGATGATGCCGATAATGGCGACGACGATGAGCAGTTCGATCAGCGAAAAACCTTTTTGCTTCTTGAGGTTCATAGCGTTAGTCTCCTTGGCGGTGAAGTGGCTTCTTAGCCGGAAAAATGATGACCTTGTGTTGCAAGGCGCAAAAGACCTTGTGGCTAAGCGCCGTTAGGTACGGAACTTGAAGCACACAGGTCTGCCCATGAAGGGAGCAAACCTTGTGCCAAATCCAACCGCCTCCTACAAAACAGCCATTTTAGAGCACGCTTTACACGCCTGACACACCAACCATCTGGTTCTTTACACAGCCGCCACACAAAACTTTCAGCCGTGCATTATGCCTGCCGCCTCAGAACTGCGTCGCGTCTACCGCCGCTTCCAAAGTGACATTTTATGTCAACTGACCGATGCAGATTCTGTCACTATGACCTCAGGCATACTGTACAAATCTTAATTTCTTATGGATTCATTCAGCGCCGAAACCGAATTGGTGCGCCGCCTTGTCTGCGAGGCCGGACAACGCATCCTTGCTGACCGGCGGCAGGGTCTGCGCGTCAGCTACAAGGCAGACGGCGAGCCGGTAACGGAGACTGATCGCGCCGTCAACGCCTTTCTCGTCGCCGAACTACGCCGTCATTTTCCAAACGACCTTGTGGTTTCCGAAGAGAACGAAGACGATGACCCAGCGCGCCGGGCGACGGCACAGCGAGTGTGGTTCGTTGATCCGATTGATGGTACTAAGGAATTCTTGGCCGGAAATGATGAGTTTTCGGTCATGGTGGGCCTGTGCGTGGATGGAACGCCGACGTTGGGGGTTGTGTACCAACCGACCACTAAGAAGACCTGGTACGCGACGCCGCAGGGCGCTTGGCTGGAGGCGCTGGGAGAGCGCCGGCGGCTCACGGTCTCCAGTGTCGCTCACATTCCCGCTATGACGCTCGCCGTCAGTCGGTCGCACCGTAACCGTCGCTTGCAAACCGCCATTGAGCGACTAGGGATCCAAAACACGATAGTCTCTGGGAGCGGCGGCCTCAAAATCGGTCTCCTCGTTGAGCAGCGCGCCGACCTGTTCATCAGCACCTCACGACGCGCCAAGCTGTGGGACACCGCCGGGCCGGAAGCCATCCTTCGCGCCGCCGGCGGCGTTATGACCGACTTTCACGGCCGACCGCTCGACTATCGTCGTCCAGAGTTGCATCACTGCGCCGGGCTGATCGCCAGCAACGGCGTTCGACATGCCGCGATTGTCGCACAACTCCACGATGTGTTTCCCCCAGGTTAGTCAGGCGCTATGTCCGCAAAGCTCTTTTCTCCCGACCAACTGCAACAAAGCTTCTTCCTGATTGCCGGCCCCTGCGTCATCGAAAGCGAGACCCACGCATTGCGCCTAGCCGAAGCAATTGCTGCGCTGACGCGGCGACTCGGCATTCCTTACGTGTTCAAGGCGTCATATGACAAGGCCAACCGCACTTCGTATATGTCGTTTCGCGGACCCGGACTAGAGGAAGGGCTCCGCATTTTGCAACGGGTTCGTGAGGTACACGGCGTACCGGTGTTGACCGACATTCATGAAACTCATCAGGCGGCGCCGGTCGCTGAGGTGGTGGATGTCCTTCAAATTCCGGCTTTCCTCTGCCGGCAGACTGACTTGCTTCTTGCAGCCGCCGCCACCGGGCGCACCGTCAACGTCAAAAAGGGACAGTTTCTTGCGCCCTGGGACATGCGCCATGTCGTTGAAAAACTTCGTGCGGCTCAAGCCGTCGACATCTGGTTGACGGAGCGTGGAGCGTCGTTCGGCTATAACAACTTGGTCGTGGACATGCGCAGTTTTCCCATCCTACGTGAGTTCGGTTGCCCGGTTGTGTTTGATGTAACCCATAGCCTTCAGCGCCCCGGTGGGCGCGGCGCGTCTTCCGACGGCGACGCCGCCTTCATTCCACCGCTGGCTCGCGCCGGCGTCGCCTGCGGCGTGGACGGTCTGTTTATGGAAGTTCATGACGACCCGCCGCGCGCCCTCAGCGATGGCCCAAACGCTCTGCCGCTTGACCAACTTCCCCACCTGCTCCGCCAACTGATGGCGATTGACCGCGCTCGGCGAGAAACGCTGTAACAGCGAGAACGGTGACGACGCGAAGGCGACGTTTGCGCCGTGCTGGCGGCCATGGTAAATCACGGCGCTTTCCGGCTTTTGACGAACGCCGGCCGCCGGCTGTCGGCGCGAATCAAGAAGGTTTGTAGGCTATGGCTGAGACGGTGCGCGAAGTTCAGGGCAAGCTGATCGCCGAGGGGTTGCGGACGGCGTTTGTTGTCAGCCGATGGAATGATTTTGTTGTCAACCGCCTGCTGGCAGGAGCGCTGGACGCCTTTGAGCGTTTGGGCGGCCGGCTCAGTCAATGCGCCGTCGTCCGCGTTCCCGGCTCATTTGAAATCCCTTTGACCGTTAAAAAGCTGGCCATGACCGGCGATTGGGACGCGGTGGTCTGCCTTGGCGCGCTCATTCGGGGCGAGACGCCGCACTTTGACTACATCGCCGCCGAGGTCACGAAAGGCGTCGCTGCCGTTTCACTGGAAACCGGCGTCCCGGTTACGTTTGGCGTCATTACCGCCGATAGTCTTGAGCAAGCGATTGACCGCGCCGGGATGAAAGCCGGCAACAAAGGCGTGGAAGCTGTGATGGCGGCTATCGAACTGGTGAATCTTTACCGGTCCCTAGACGCCCGTCAGACAACCAGCACCTGACGCCCTCTTCCAACGCCGTCCCACAGGCGGAGGCTTTCCCTTGCCCTATGGGTTCACGACGACGCGCGCGGGAATGCGCGCTGCAAATGCTCTTCCAGTACGATCTTAGTCAGCCGTCACTAGCCGACCTCTTTGACAGCTACTGGAACGAACTGACAGAACTCAAAGAAGAGCACCGGGCGGAGGTGCCTGAGTTCGCCAACCGTATTGTAGCCGGCGTCATAGACCATCTTGCGACGATCGATCTGATCATCAGCCGGCATACCGAGCACTGGCGGATTTCCCGCATGGCGGTAGTAGATCGAAACATCCTGCGGATGGCGGTCTATGAGTTTCTATATGAGACAGAGACGCCCCGCGCCGTCGTCATCAATGAAGCGATTGAAATTGCGCGCCGCTTCAGCACCCCGGAAGCCACGCAGTTCATCAACGGTGTTCTCGACGCCGTCAAACGCGAACTAGACGAATCCGCTGCGCCAGTAGCCAGCGACCTTCCCCCGCCGTCGGCTTCACGTTGATTTCGATTTCGGCGTGGCCTACTTTCTCACCAGAAAACCAGATCTGCGCGTCTTTGCAGAAGCGCCCCGATGAGGTCGCACACTATGACAGGGATGAAGTTCCGCCGTTCCTGCGATCAATGCGGCGTAACGTTCTTTTCTACCGACCGCAAGGCGCGGTTTTGCCCGAAACATCAGCCACGCCGGGCCGCCCAGAACTCGAATAGCCGTACGCCGTTGCCGGCGGCGACGCCCAAGTTGGCGAAAGCTGTCGTGGGGGCACGTCCCCCAGTTGGCCTGCCCAGCGCTAAACGCCAGAAAGGCGTCGCGCGGCAGCGTCAGCCTCAGATTCGCACCCTGACTCCAGAAATACGGGCGCAGATTGCTTCCGCCTTCCAACAGATGCGGACAGTACCCGGTAGCACGATTCCACTCGATGTTAAGCATATGGAACGTCACCTGCGCCGGATTCACACCGCCATTTCACAACAACTGTGGGTCAGTCGCGCAGTCGTCTCACAAGTCATTCAGGAACTACGCCCAGCGCTGGAAGCTGCTTCTATTGACCTCACTCCGGAACAACGGGAACAAGCCATCGCCATGTACCGCCGGTTTATCGAAACCGGCGAACGGCCGGCGGGCGGTCGGCGGCGCTTTATCGCCCAGCAACTCGGCGTGAGCTTGGATTCCGTCGTGCTACTCATTCGGCACTGGGCGCAAGCGCAGTACGCTCAATCGCCCACCCCGAAGCCGACCCGGCAGCAACTTTTCCTGATTGAAAAAGCCTTCTACCGCCACCTGACCGAAGGCAACGAACCCTATGAAGATATCCCCGAAGCCATCGCGCAGGAACTTGGCTTCGTCACCCCATACCAGGTGCTGCGCTGGATTGACGTGCTTTACGACAACAGCAAATTCCCGCCGGATTTACCAGAAGTAACACCAGAACAACGCGCCGCCATTGTAGCGGAATATCTCGACTACCTGAGTCGTGAGACGCCGCCGGAAAACCCCCTCCACACCACTATCGCAGAGAAAATCGGCGGGTTGCTGCCCCGGCAGGTTCATAAAGTGCTGTATGAGTACCGCGTCGAACTACGCCGGCAATGCCTTGATCGGACGCTTGTCCCTGCCTAAACCAGGACCCACCAGCCATCACCGATGAAGCGCAAACCATCTTGGGTCTGGTGGCAGCGAGCGACGCTAGCCCTGGTGGTGTCGCCGCCGCTGCTGGTTGCGCTGACCAACGTCTGGGTGGTGGCGTCCACATGGGGACGGGTTTTCAAGCGCCCGGATCACATCCCGGCCAACAACGTCGGACTTGTTCTGGGGACGGCCAAGTATCTTGCAACCGGCGGGATCAACCCCCACTTTCAAAACCGCATCCGGGCGGCCGCCGACCTGTACCATGCCGGTAAAATCAAGCACTTGATCCTCAGTGGGTCCAACCAAACCCTCGCTTATGATGAACCAACGGAAATGCGCAAATCGTTGCGCCACTTAGGCGTGCCGGACGGCGCCATGACGGCCGATTACGCCGGCCGCCGGACGCTGGACTCGGTGGTGCGCGCACGCGACATTTTCGGCCAAACCCGCTTTACCGTCATCTCCGACGAGTTTCACGTCTATCGGGCGCTGTTTCTCTGCGACCGGTTTGGCGTCACAGCTGTCGCCTACGGCGCGCCTGACCCGCCGTGGTCGGTTTCGGCGCGAACGCGGCTGCGGGAGTACGCCGCGCGTTGCAAAGCCGTGCTGGATGTGTACATCTTGGGAACGCAACCGCGCTTTCGCGGCGAACCAATCGCCTTGCCTGTGACTTCCGAGGCGACGACCGCTACCGCGCCCGCCGTTCTAAAATAACTTGGACGCCGTATTTTGGGCGCAGGGTGAACATCGTATCGAATTCGATGGGATGGCCCGGCGCAAGGCGCACCCGATACCGCTGCGCCAGCATCGCCAGCACCAATGTGGCTTCCATAAGGGCGAACTGACCACCGATGCACACCCGTTGCCCACCGCCGAAGGGAAAGTAGGCGAACATTGGACGTGCAGCGGCGCGCTCCGGTGTGAATCGCTCCGGGTCAAAGCGTTCCGGCTCGTCCCAAAAATCCGGGTGACGGTGCGTTAGGAACTGATTGAGCGCCACCAGCGTCCGCCCCGGAATGTGGTAACCGCCGATTTCATCGTCATTGATAGCCTCGCGCGGGAGTCCCCAAGCTGGCGGATACAACCGCATTGTTTCTTCGATGACCATCCGCGTGTACGGCAACCGCTTCAGGTCATCGGCCGTTGGCGACGCGCCGCGCAGCACGGAAGAAACTTCGTCGTACAGCCGTTCGGCAACCACCGGTTCCTGCGTGAGGACATACACCGCCCACGTCAGCGTGATGGCGGTAGTTTCGTGACCAGCCAACAGCAGCGTGATGACTTCATCTCGGAGCTGCAGGTTGCTCATCGCCGCGCCGGTTTCTTCGTCGCGCGCCGCCATCAGCATCGC
Protein-coding regions in this window:
- the uvrC gene encoding excinuclease ABC subunit UvrC — translated: MTLAEKLSSLSTGPGCYLHKDAHGTVIYVGKAKNLRARVRSYFHPGRRQDPKTRELVARIHDIECIVTDTEVEALVLESNLIKQYKPRYNVLLKDDKQYPHLKLTLNEPFPRVIKTRRVLNDGALYHGPYLPASLAHQTLKLVNQMFQLRTCDIEIDGKRERPCLEYHIKRCLGPCVRELCSEAEYAEAVRDVRLFFEGKNKELLAELEARMLRASDELRFEQAARYRDQLRLVERLSETQKMMLKDAADVDIFGYHREGARLALQLFTMREGRIIGRREFFWEDLPDDETFDAPSFLGEALTQYYALGNYVPHEVHAPHDFADRDVLEAFLSERRGSRVRILTPQRGQKRELIELVERNARVAFDQRFRTLKPDMAHILEELADVLELPRFPARIECFDISHLQGAEAVASLVVFENGRPAKEAYRKFRIKTATGGDDFASMREVIGRRYARLLREAKPLPDLVLVDGGKGQLSAAAEALRALDLEALPLAAIAKREEVIFVKGRENDPIRLERRSPVLHLVQMLRDEAHRFAVAFHRQRRAQRDFDSELLAIPGIGPKLKNRLLRNLGSLDNIRRASVAELTPFVGETRARAIRQHFHPEEACERPDGHTQTQPH
- a CDS encoding 3'(2'),5'-bisphosphate nucleotidase CysQ, with amino-acid sequence MDSFSAETELVRRLVCEAGQRILADRRQGLRVSYKADGEPVTETDRAVNAFLVAELRRHFPNDLVVSEENEDDDPARRATAQRVWFVDPIDGTKEFLAGNDEFSVMVGLCVDGTPTLGVVYQPTTKKTWYATPQGAWLEALGERRRLTVSSVAHIPAMTLAVSRSHRNRRLQTAIERLGIQNTIVSGSGGLKIGLLVEQRADLFISTSRRAKLWDTAGPEAILRAAGGVMTDFHGRPLDYRRPELHHCAGLIASNGVRHAAIVAQLHDVFPPG
- the kdsA gene encoding 3-deoxy-8-phosphooctulonate synthase, with amino-acid sequence MSAKLFSPDQLQQSFFLIAGPCVIESETHALRLAEAIAALTRRLGIPYVFKASYDKANRTSYMSFRGPGLEEGLRILQRVREVHGVPVLTDIHETHQAAPVAEVVDVLQIPAFLCRQTDLLLAAAATGRTVNVKKGQFLAPWDMRHVVEKLRAAQAVDIWLTERGASFGYNNLVVDMRSFPILREFGCPVVFDVTHSLQRPGGRGASSDGDAAFIPPLARAGVACGVDGLFMEVHDDPPRALSDGPNALPLDQLPHLLRQLMAIDRARRETL
- the ribH gene encoding 6,7-dimethyl-8-ribityllumazine synthase, producing MAETVREVQGKLIAEGLRTAFVVSRWNDFVVNRLLAGALDAFERLGGRLSQCAVVRVPGSFEIPLTVKKLAMTGDWDAVVCLGALIRGETPHFDYIAAEVTKGVAAVSLETGVPVTFGVITADSLEQAIDRAGMKAGNKGVEAVMAAIELVNLYRSLDARQTTST
- the nusB gene encoding transcription antitermination factor NusB: MGSRRRARECALQMLFQYDLSQPSLADLFDSYWNELTELKEEHRAEVPEFANRIVAGVIDHLATIDLIISRHTEHWRISRMAVVDRNILRMAVYEFLYETETPRAVVINEAIEIARRFSTPEATQFINGVLDAVKRELDESAAPVASDLPPPSASR
- a CDS encoding YdcF family protein, which codes for MKRKPSWVWWQRATLALVVSPPLLVALTNVWVVASTWGRVFKRPDHIPANNVGLVLGTAKYLATGGINPHFQNRIRAAADLYHAGKIKHLILSGSNQTLAYDEPTEMRKSLRHLGVPDGAMTADYAGRRTLDSVVRARDIFGQTRFTVISDEFHVYRALFLCDRFGVTAVAYGAPDPPWSVSARTRLREYAARCKAVLDVYILGTQPRFRGEPIALPVTSEATTATAPAVLK